The segment GACCTCCACGCAAATCTTCGCCCCTACGCTGGAGAACTGGCTAGCGTGGTCGCCCAGAGCTGAACCGTGTTTCGTAGAGTCCGGTAGCTAGCTGCGTGTGCGCGGTCTGGATGGCTACTGTGGCCCCAGTTGTCCCCGCGATCGTGAGGAGCCACCCGGTGGGCGACCAGACACTGTTCGACCGGCCCACGCCCGCCCCAGTCCCCCTGGTCATGTGCCTGGACGCTCAGTGGTACGAGCTCATGTGGCACGGGGCAAAGACGCATGAGTTCCGTCGCCGCTTCCTCACCGGCGTACCCGTACGCTGGTTCGTCTACCTGACCGCGCCGACGTCGCGGCTGTGCGCGGTGATCGACTTGGATCCGGCAATCGAGGGGACACCGACCCAGATCGCCGAAATCGCCGAACGCATGCGGCCGGGTAATGGCCAAACCGTGGAGCCCTACCTGGCCAAGGGTGACCGTGAGGTGGGGTATGCGATGCCGATCCGCCGGGTACGAGAGTTCTCAGGATTCGCCGCCGCAGAGTTGGCGCAGCTACTCGACGGGTTCCACCCGCCCCAGGGGTACGTTCTCCTCGACAACAGCCCTGCATGGCGAGCGGTATGCGACAGGATGATCTCCACCCCCGTGATCCGCGAAACAACTATCACCGCGTAACCGCTTGAAGATGTGGTGTGTTGAGGCCCTCCACGTCACCCACTAGCCCGCTGCGCCAGGCCCGGCTCGACCGTGGCGCCACCCTCGACGACTTCGTGGCCACTGTGGGTGGCGCGCGCCACTGTCCGTCATCCGAATGGGTTCGCGCACCAACCCACGTTGAGACCCACACGCACTGGCCCGCCTACGCCTTGGCCGACGAAGACCCACTGCGCTCGGCCCTGACCTCCGCGGCGCACACCCACGGGATCCCGCTCCATGCAAAGGTCGCCGGCCCGTCCAACATCGGCAACTCCTCGCCGGACTGGGAATCCCCGCCACCGCCGGGTTCGGCGCCGCATACGTAGGGCTCCACGCCACCAACGAACGCGTCCGAGTGGACACCATCCCTCTCGTCCAAGCGGTCTACGAGGACGCGGTACGCACCCTTATGCGCTGACCACGAGCGTTGGATCCACAAGTGGAACGGTTCGCAGGCCGCAAGCCCCCAGAGGTGTAGGTCGTTTCGGAGCCCTCTGGACTCCACCGGGGCAACAATTATCCCGATGAGCTGGGGTTCTTGCCGCGATTGGCGTTGAAGCGCGCTTTCTTCTGGCGGTTTCCGCACGTGTTCATGTCACACCATCTGCGGGTGCGGCTCTGGCTGGTGTCGAAGAAGGCGGCTTGGCAGGTGGGTGACGCGCACAGGGCCAGTCTTCCGTCGCGTTCGCCCGCGATGATGCTGATCGCGTCGGCGGCGATCACGCTGAGGGCGTCCTCCACACCGGAAGCCGAGCCGAGCTCCCACCGCCTCTCCCCCTCGGGCGTCAGGATGGCCGCTGCCCGGCCCTGAACACTGCGGTCGTTGATGACCCGCACCGCCGCCGCGGGAAGGGCGTCGTGGGTCGCGGCCGCGGTCGCGGCGGCGTGGATCGCCTCCCGCAGTTCCCGCGCCAGGTCGAGCTGGGCCGTGGTGCAGGAGTCGACGGCGAGGCCGTTCAGCGCCAGCCAGTCGACGAGGCGCTGCGGTGTGGGAACGCGCTCCACGGCGTCGCCGCGCCGCTCCGTCAGTGTCGCCGTGAAGCTGGTCGCAAGCACGGAACCGAGGCGAAATTCAGGGAACCCAGCACGCATGGAACCACCTTAGCCGGTTACCCCCGAAAGCCGGGACATGTTAGAACCATCTAAGCCGGTTCATTCATGGTCAGGAGGACCCATGCCCCGCCCCACCAACGACGTGCACGCGTTCGAAACCCACGCGCCTGATGCCGATCTCGACGATCTGCGCGCCCGCCTGGCGGCGGCGCGACTGCCGGAGGCGGAGACGGTCCACCGCGCAGCGCCCGATCCCCGACGCTGGGACCAGGGCGTTCCCCTCGCCGACCTTGTCGACCTCGTGAACTACTGGCGCACCGGCTACGACTGGCGGCCCTTCGAAGCGCGCCTCAACCGGATCGGCCAGTTCCGCACGACCATCGATGGCCTGGGAATCCACTTCCTGCACCGTCGATCCCCGCGCGTGGACGCCACTCCCCTGGTCCTGACGCACGGCTGGCCGGGCAGTGTCGCGGAGTTCGTCGACGTGGTGGACGAGCTGGCGGATCCGAACGACGCGGACGCGCCGGCGTTCCATGTCGTTGTTCCGTCCCTGCCGGGCTTCGGCTACAGCGACAAACCGGCCACGACAGGGTGGGGCACCGAGAAGATCGCGGCCGCGTGGGTGGAGCTGATGGGCAGGCTCGGCTACGGCAGGTTCGTGGCCCAGGGCGGTGACTGGGGAGGCAACATCACCACGGTTCTCGCGGGGAGGTTCCCGGCGAACGTCCTGGGCATCCACACGACGTTCGCGCAGGGACCGCCCGGGTTGACCACGGACGGACTGACGGCGCTCGAACGCAGGTGGGCCGAGGAGACCCACGACTTCTGGCACCACCGCGCGGCGTACGCGAAGCAGCAGGCGACCCGGCCGCAGACCATCGGCTACTCGCTCGTCGACTCACCGGTCGGGCTTCTCGCCTGGATCCTCGACAAGTTCGCCGAGTGGTCGGACACCGAGGACAGCCCGTTCGAGACCATCTCCCGAGACAGGATTCTCGACAACGTCACCCTGTACTGGCTGACGCGCACCGGCGCGTCCGCGGCCCGCATCTACTACGAGAGCCACAATTCACTCGACCCCGAGCTCCGCGTCGATGTCCCGGCGGCCATCAGCATGTATCCCCGCGACATCGAGAAGTGCCCACGCCCGTGGGCGCAGGAACGCTACCGACACATCGTCCACTGGACGTCTCCCGAAGCCGGCGGACACTTCCCATCACTGGAGGTTCCCGAGTTCTTCGTCCAGGACGTACGACAGGGCCTCGCCGCGGTACTGGCCACCAGTCGGTGAACGGGGAACGTGGCTCGCGTGATGTTTGGGAGGCGACCGCTTGGGCGTGACCGCGTCACTCTCCGGCCGCTCCCTCGATCATCGGTGCGAGGCTGTCGAGGAGTCGCGACAGGCCGATGGCGAAGATCTTGTCGATGTCGGGTGGTCGGGAGACGCGGGACACGGTCGGGAATTCGTCCCGGCCCGCTGGGCCGGACAGGTCGGGGGCGCGTTCGTGCCACCAGTGGCTCGGGTCCGGCTCGCGTGTCGCCGGCTGCTCGACGACGAGCCCTTGGGCCGCCATCCCGTCGGTGAAGCCGAGCAGGATGGTGACCACTTCCAATGCCGTATCTGGTGAGGCTCCTTCGGCGGTGATCACGCGCATCATCCGTTCCGTCGGCCCCATGGTGGCGGGCGTGATGTAGGGCTTGGCCGTGACGGAGAGCTGCACCAGCCAGGGATGCCTGCGAAAGACACCCCACTCCCACCGCACCGCCTTCTCCAGGGCCTCGCGCCAGTCCGCCTCCCCTAGCTCGGGGAACTCGGCCTCCCGGTAGGTCGTCTCGATCATCGCCGAGACCAGGTCGGTTCTGTGGGCGACGTGCCGGTACAGCGCCATGGTGCTGACGTTCATCTCGGTCGCGACCCGGCGCATCGAGAAGTCGTCGATGCCCTCCGCGTCCACGACGGCGATCGCGGCGCGGACGATGGCCTGGCGCGACAACGCCACGTCGGACCGACCTTGGCGGTCCTCGTGTGCCGAGGAGGTCCCTCGCCGCGCCTTCCCCGGCACGTTCGACGGCGACGCGGAGCCCCGGACCACCGTGCCCACCCCGGGCACCACCTCCACCGCGCCCTCCTGGCGCAGCGTGGAGATGACCTTGGTCGCGGTGGCCATCGCCACCCCCCACTCCCGAGTGATCTGGCGGGTCGACGGCACCCGGTCCCCCGGACCGAGCTCCCCGGAGCGGATCCGCGCGTGGATGGAGTCGACGATCCGCGCGTACGGCGGTCGCGCGCGCTCCGACGGTTCGGACATGACTGGCCTCCTTGCTCGAACCGAACCGTATCAGTGCCCTAGTTCACCTGACACCCACTGCACTAGTGCGCTCAATGGCTGCATTCACGCATAGCTTCGAGGTTACCCCCAATATATGCCACAGCAAGGGGTTGGCAGGAGCCATGGTTTACTTGTGTACGCACGTATGCTTAGTCTGTACGCAGAGCCTCGCCCGATTCCCCTGGAGTCCTCCGTGTCACGTCACGTCGGTCCAGTACCGCTCTCGTCCCCTCCGACCAGCGCGGGACCGGTGCCCGCCTCCCGTCGCCATCTCGCCCCCGACCTGGCCCGCGGCGTCATGCTCCTGGTCATCGCCCTCGCACACGCCCACTTCTTCGCCACGGTCACCGGCGGGGCCGATCACGTCGACTCCGTGCTCGACCGTGTCGTCACCGCGGGAAAGACGATGCTCGTCGAACAGCGGGGATACCCCATGTTCGCCGCGCTCTTCGGCTACGGCGTCGCACAGATCTACCTCCGCCGCACAGGGGACGGAGGGCAGTGGTCGGGGGTCCGGTCCCTGCTGCGCCGGCGGGCCCGCTGGCTCGTCGTGTTCGGCCTGGTGCACGTGATCGTGCTCTTTCCCGGGGACATCCTCGCCGTCTACGGCGTGCTGAGTCTCGTA is part of the Spiractinospora alimapuensis genome and harbors:
- a CDS encoding CGNR zinc finger domain-containing protein; the protein is MLATSFTATLTERRGDAVERVPTPQRLVDWLALNGLAVDSCTTAQLDLARELREAIHAAATAAATHDALPAAAVRVINDRSVQGRAAAILTPEGERRWELGSASGVEDALSVIAADAISIIAGERDGRLALCASPTCQAAFFDTSQSRTRRWCDMNTCGNRQKKARFNANRGKNPSSSG
- a CDS encoding epoxide hydrolase family protein; this translates as MPRPTNDVHAFETHAPDADLDDLRARLAAARLPEAETVHRAAPDPRRWDQGVPLADLVDLVNYWRTGYDWRPFEARLNRIGQFRTTIDGLGIHFLHRRSPRVDATPLVLTHGWPGSVAEFVDVVDELADPNDADAPAFHVVVPSLPGFGYSDKPATTGWGTEKIAAAWVELMGRLGYGRFVAQGGDWGGNITTVLAGRFPANVLGIHTTFAQGPPGLTTDGLTALERRWAEETHDFWHHRAAYAKQQATRPQTIGYSLVDSPVGLLAWILDKFAEWSDTEDSPFETISRDRILDNVTLYWLTRTGASAARIYYESHNSLDPELRVDVPAAISMYPRDIEKCPRPWAQERYRHIVHWTSPEAGGHFPSLEVPEFFVQDVRQGLAAVLATSR
- a CDS encoding GntR family transcriptional regulator — protein: MSEPSERARPPYARIVDSIHARIRSGELGPGDRVPSTRQITREWGVAMATATKVISTLRQEGAVEVVPGVGTVVRGSASPSNVPGKARRGTSSAHEDRQGRSDVALSRQAIVRAAIAVVDAEGIDDFSMRRVATEMNVSTMALYRHVAHRTDLVSAMIETTYREAEFPELGEADWREALEKAVRWEWGVFRRHPWLVQLSVTAKPYITPATMGPTERMMRVITAEGASPDTALEVVTILLGFTDGMAAQGLVVEQPATREPDPSHWWHERAPDLSGPAGRDEFPTVSRVSRPPDIDKIFAIGLSRLLDSLAPMIEGAAGE